One Ranitomeya imitator isolate aRanImi1 chromosome 1, aRanImi1.pri, whole genome shotgun sequence DNA window includes the following coding sequences:
- the LRRC57 gene encoding leucine-rich repeat-containing protein 57 — protein MGNSALKAHLETAQKTGVFQLTDKALAEFPEELQRLSANLRTINLSSNKIEVLPPSIGKFGVLKSLSLNHNRLTGLPDELCKLKKLETLHLTANHIPRLPADFGQLSALKTLNLSGNQLRAIPSQLCGLRHLDVVDLSKNKIQAIPDEVSGVQAIEINLNQNQISQISVQVSRCPRLKVLRLEENCLELSMLPQSILSDSQISLLAVDGNLFEIKNLRDLDGYDKYMERFTATRKKFV, from the exons ATGGGTAACAGTGCGTTGAAGGCCCACCTGGAAACAGCTCAGAAGACTGGCGTGTTCCAGCTGACGGATAAGGCGTTGGCGGAG TTtccggaggagctgcagagattatCCGCTAACCTACGAACCATCAATCTGTCCAGCAACAAGATAGAAGTTCTGCCTCCATCAATAGGCAAATTTGGAGTTTTGAAGAGTTTGTCCCTGAACCACAACAGATTGA CCGGACTTCCTGATGAGTTGTGCAAATTAAAAAAGCTGGAGACCCTGCACCTCACCGCCAACCATATTCCTCGCCTCCCCGCAGACTTTGGGCAGCTTTCCGCCTTGAAGACACTAAACCTTTCTGGTAACCAGCTACGTGCAATACCCTCCCAGCTCTGTGGCCTGCGGCACCTGGATGTAGTGGATCTGTCAAAAAATAAAATTCAGGCCATTCCAGATGAAGTCTCAGGGGTGCAGGCCATCGAGATAAACCTAAACCAGAACCAG ATCTCACAGATCTCTGTGCAGGTCTCTCGGTGCCCACGTCTTAAGGTTCTTCGACTTGAAGAGAACTGTCTGGAGCTTAGCATGTTGCCCCAGAGCATCCTCAGCGACTCGCAGATCTCCCTATTGGCTGTAGATGGGAACCTATTTGAAATAAAAAATCTCCGAGACTTGGATGGTTACGATAAG TACATGGAACGGTTCACAGCAACACGGAAGAAGTTTGTGTGA